One window of Brevibacterium pigmentatum genomic DNA carries:
- the ligA gene encoding NAD-dependent DNA ligase LigA — translation MTTTPENADSKAQASAPDLQNADLSDAATRAQVHAQLTETIEELRAAYYQDSLLVSDAEYDELVHRLEDLEAKFPELVTDSSPTQTVGGVVDTSTFDPVEHIGPMYSLDNVFDYDELRAWYERVRSATSVKSKFLCELKIDGLAVNLLYRNGELVRAATRGDGRIGEDITANVRTISDIPHHLDTEHPPAEVEIRGEVFFPVEDFAELNASLVAEGKAPFANPRNSAAGSLRQKDPAVTARRPLHMLVHGIAVWTAADDSHPEPAHQSEVYEQFRSWGLPISDYFKVLETVDEIEDFISYYGEHRHDVTHEIDGIVIKIDDIAVQETLGYTSRAPRWATAFKYPPEEVTTKLIDIQVQVGRTGRVTPFAVMEPVTVAGSTVERATLHNGYEVKRKGVLIGDTVTLRKAGDVIPEVLGPVAALRDGTEHEFVMPTHCPSCGTELGEQKEGDKDLRCPNSRSCPAQLANRIFYLASRAAFDIEALGEEAALALTAPAEPETPPLTSEAFLFDLTPEDLADVKIWRNKKVKGVETGERELVPYFYTRGTAKKPSAPSANTKKLFDELEKAKDQDLWRVLVALSIRHVGPTAARTLAAKFRTLEAIREASLEELSAVEGIGTTIAQSIRAWFEIEWHIEIVETWAAAGVRMEDDEVEAAEQTLEGLTIVATGSLSSFTRDGIKEAILGAGGKAAGSVSKKTDYVVAGENAGSKLEKAESLGVPVLDEDQFRVLLETGSLD, via the coding sequence ATGACCACGACACCGGAGAACGCTGACTCGAAGGCGCAAGCGTCGGCGCCCGATCTGCAGAACGCAGACCTGTCGGATGCGGCCACACGTGCCCAGGTCCATGCGCAGCTGACGGAGACGATCGAGGAGCTGCGCGCCGCCTACTATCAGGACTCCCTGCTCGTCTCCGATGCCGAGTACGACGAGCTCGTCCATCGTCTCGAAGACCTCGAGGCGAAGTTCCCCGAACTCGTCACCGACTCCTCACCGACGCAGACCGTCGGCGGCGTCGTCGACACCTCGACCTTCGACCCGGTCGAACACATCGGTCCGATGTACAGCCTCGACAACGTCTTCGACTATGACGAACTGCGTGCCTGGTATGAACGGGTGCGGTCGGCCACCTCGGTGAAGTCGAAGTTCCTCTGCGAACTCAAGATCGACGGGCTCGCCGTCAACCTGCTCTACCGCAATGGGGAACTCGTGCGGGCCGCGACCCGCGGCGACGGACGCATCGGTGAGGACATCACCGCAAATGTGCGCACGATCTCCGACATCCCGCACCACCTCGACACCGAGCATCCGCCGGCCGAGGTCGAGATCCGCGGCGAGGTGTTCTTCCCCGTCGAGGACTTCGCCGAACTCAACGCCTCCCTCGTCGCCGAAGGCAAGGCCCCCTTCGCGAACCCCCGGAACTCCGCGGCCGGTTCGCTGCGGCAGAAGGACCCGGCGGTCACGGCACGCAGGCCTCTGCACATGCTCGTCCACGGCATCGCCGTGTGGACTGCTGCCGACGATTCGCACCCCGAACCGGCCCACCAGTCCGAGGTCTACGAACAGTTCCGGTCGTGGGGTCTGCCGATCAGCGACTACTTCAAGGTCCTCGAGACCGTCGACGAGATCGAAGACTTCATCTCCTACTACGGCGAACACCGCCACGACGTCACCCACGAGATCGACGGAATCGTCATCAAGATCGACGACATCGCCGTGCAGGAGACGCTGGGCTACACCTCACGCGCACCGAGGTGGGCGACCGCCTTCAAATACCCGCCCGAAGAGGTCACGACGAAGCTCATCGACATCCAGGTGCAGGTCGGCCGGACCGGCCGAGTGACCCCCTTCGCCGTGATGGAACCGGTGACAGTCGCCGGATCGACCGTGGAGCGGGCGACCCTACACAACGGCTACGAGGTCAAACGCAAGGGTGTGCTCATCGGCGACACCGTCACCCTGCGCAAGGCCGGAGATGTCATCCCCGAGGTGCTCGGTCCGGTCGCCGCCCTGCGAGACGGAACCGAACATGAATTCGTCATGCCCACCCACTGCCCGTCCTGCGGAACCGAGCTCGGTGAGCAGAAGGAAGGCGACAAGGACCTGCGGTGCCCGAACTCGCGGTCCTGTCCGGCGCAGCTGGCCAACCGCATCTTCTACCTCGCCTCCCGTGCGGCCTTCGACATCGAAGCCCTCGGCGAAGAAGCTGCCTTGGCGCTGACAGCACCGGCCGAACCGGAGACGCCACCGCTGACCTCGGAGGCCTTCCTCTTCGATCTGACTCCGGAGGACTTGGCCGATGTCAAGATCTGGAGGAACAAGAAGGTCAAGGGTGTGGAGACCGGTGAGCGTGAGCTCGTGCCCTACTTCTACACCCGCGGGACAGCGAAGAAGCCGAGCGCCCCGAGCGCGAACACGAAGAAGCTCTTCGACGAGCTTGAGAAGGCGAAGGACCAGGATCTGTGGCGGGTGCTCGTGGCCTTGTCGATCCGTCATGTCGGACCGACCGCCGCACGGACACTGGCCGCGAAGTTCCGCACCCTTGAGGCCATCCGTGAGGCCAGCCTAGAGGAGCTCTCCGCCGTCGAGGGCATCGGGACGACGATCGCTCAGAGCATCCGCGCATGGTTCGAGATCGAATGGCACATCGAGATCGTCGAGACCTGGGCAGCCGCCGGAGTGCGGATGGAAGACGACGAGGTCGAGGCCGCCGAGCAGACCCTCGAAGGGCTGACGATCGTGGCGACCGGATCACTGAGCTCGTTCACCCGCGACGGAATCAAGGAGGCGATCCTCGGCGCCGGCGGCAAGGCGGCGGGTTCGGTGTCGAAGAAAACCGACTACGTCGTCGCCGGTGAGAACGCCGGGTCGAAGTTGGAGAAGGCTGAGTCGCTGGGCGTGCCCGTCCTCGACGAGGATCAGTTCCGGGTTCTGCTGGAGACCGGCAGCCTCGACTGA
- a CDS encoding S9 family peptidase encodes MKEFPQDVVTAPYGTWSSPLNAAEVAAGAAPIFDAAFRGDEIFYSTKIPTEKARTGLVRTSLSRPGDSEQVIPSGFNIRSAVHEYGGASWALDQSSEVIYFVNAADQRVWQIIPGRAPHALTPDTSGRIRYGDLHMSPWGLLCVREDCRSTRRERAIVLLTKHGTTNVLSSHSHFMAWPRLSPDGSTLAFIGWEHPNMPWDGTTLRLVDVRTPATPAVAVLSGDGVERPRRSDPGMPSPTDPGISLLQPEFTSDSSLHVISDHEGHWSLYGLDIDPVSRRPIVTDARHAPAPAQLDIDRLRPVIDTGEEIGGALWQLGTRWHLNDGDEVWAHSQGATATLVRRRLTDSPVALEPDQSSPSSDPAAPNPVATPWETIDTTGETFGTIELLDLGRTHLLLTAKSTRRPGVLYAVDRVTGLFTEIASERLDTHQGYYSRPQVGELGGVPVVIHPPHNPRFAAPDDELPPYIVSIHGGPTGQATPEMTARTSYFTSQGIGVLEVNYAGSTGFGRAWRDRLRGGWGVVDVEDTVAAVNGLVAAGLADPNRIAISGASSGGWTVLSALASTKVFACGTSYFGVTDLMRFVVDTHDFESHYIDGLVGPWPAAQDEYITRSPIRRTTDITVPVAVMQGDRDPIVPPSQAQEFVDTLELAGVEYIYRLYKGESHGFVRAETIIDSLESEFGFYVDVFGIPHAHQHG; translated from the coding sequence ATGAAGGAATTTCCCCAAGATGTCGTCACGGCACCTTATGGAACCTGGTCTTCGCCTCTCAACGCCGCTGAGGTGGCTGCCGGTGCTGCTCCGATCTTCGATGCCGCCTTCCGCGGAGATGAGATCTTCTATTCGACGAAGATCCCCACAGAGAAGGCTCGCACCGGACTCGTCCGCACCTCGCTGTCGCGTCCGGGAGACAGCGAACAGGTCATTCCTTCCGGCTTCAACATCCGCTCCGCCGTCCACGAATACGGGGGAGCCTCGTGGGCTCTCGATCAGAGCAGCGAGGTCATCTACTTCGTCAACGCCGCTGATCAGCGCGTCTGGCAGATCATTCCGGGGCGTGCCCCGCACGCCCTGACCCCGGACACCTCGGGGCGGATCCGCTATGGAGATCTGCACATGAGTCCGTGGGGTCTGCTGTGCGTGCGTGAGGACTGCCGGTCTACCCGGCGTGAACGCGCCATTGTGCTGCTGACCAAGCACGGGACGACGAATGTGCTCTCGAGCCACTCCCACTTCATGGCCTGGCCCAGGCTGTCGCCCGACGGCAGCACCCTGGCATTCATCGGCTGGGAGCACCCGAACATGCCCTGGGACGGAACGACTCTGCGGCTTGTCGATGTGCGCACTCCGGCCACCCCTGCGGTCGCCGTGCTCAGCGGTGACGGCGTCGAACGCCCGCGCCGATCCGATCCGGGGATGCCGAGCCCGACCGACCCGGGAATCTCGTTGCTCCAGCCGGAGTTCACCTCCGATTCCTCGCTTCACGTCATCTCCGACCACGAAGGTCACTGGTCGCTGTACGGCCTCGACATCGACCCCGTTTCCAGGCGCCCCATCGTCACCGACGCACGCCACGCACCGGCTCCCGCTCAGCTCGACATCGACCGTCTGCGTCCGGTCATCGACACCGGCGAGGAGATCGGCGGTGCCCTCTGGCAGCTGGGCACGAGGTGGCACCTCAACGACGGCGACGAGGTGTGGGCGCATTCGCAGGGGGCCACCGCGACACTCGTGCGCCGCCGTCTCACTGACAGTCCCGTCGCGCTCGAACCAGACCAGTCCTCACCGTCTTCCGACCCGGCCGCACCGAACCCTGTCGCCACTCCCTGGGAGACCATCGACACGACGGGGGAGACCTTCGGCACGATCGAGCTCCTCGACCTCGGACGCACCCACCTGCTGCTGACGGCGAAATCGACACGGCGTCCCGGAGTCCTCTACGCCGTCGATCGGGTGACCGGACTGTTCACCGAGATCGCCAGCGAACGCCTCGACACCCACCAGGGCTATTACTCCCGCCCGCAGGTCGGCGAGCTCGGGGGAGTGCCCGTCGTCATCCATCCGCCGCACAATCCCCGCTTCGCCGCCCCCGATGACGAACTCCCGCCCTACATCGTCTCGATCCACGGCGGACCGACCGGGCAGGCAACCCCGGAGATGACGGCCCGCACGAGCTACTTCACCTCCCAGGGAATCGGCGTCCTCGAAGTCAACTACGCCGGGTCGACCGGCTTCGGTCGCGCATGGCGTGACCGGCTGCGCGGCGGATGGGGAGTCGTCGACGTCGAGGACACCGTCGCCGCCGTCAACGGACTCGTCGCAGCCGGACTCGCCGACCCGAACCGCATCGCGATCTCCGGAGCCTCCTCGGGCGGATGGACCGTGCTGTCCGCCCTCGCCTCGACGAAAGTGTTCGCCTGCGGCACCTCGTATTTCGGAGTCACCGACCTCATGCGCTTCGTCGTCGACACCCACGACTTCGAATCCCATTACATCGACGGACTCGTCGGCCCCTGGCCCGCCGCCCAGGACGAATACATCACCCGTTCGCCGATCCGCCGGACCACCGATATCACCGTGCCCGTGGCCGTCATGCAAGGCGACCGTGACCCGATCGTCCCACCCTCCCAGGCCCAGGAGTTCGTCGATACACTCGAACTGGCCGGAGTGGAGTACATTTACCGTCTGTACAAGGGCGAATCCCACGGCTTCGTCCGCGCCGAGACCATCATCGATTCCCTGGAAAGCGAGTTCGGATTCTATGTCGACGTATTCGGAATCCCCCACGCCCACCAGCATGGCTGA
- a CDS encoding uroporphyrinogen decarboxylase/cobalamine-independent methonine synthase family protein: protein MADRRTPDRDRNSDRSDRDRSDRSDRDRPHRDRPGDTLAEAATPEIPTFVLPAATTTGIWLPGARDPRRGYIATSPVREAAATGFDVLADQLPPVPLTAHQAEGRWGADAIGRAVGLLTELHVDRTSYGWRLTASAGKDERLEDSALIEAFDAIAEYGASRPGQIQISLPGPWTLVTALSLSSGARVLGDYGARRDVVQAYAFGIAAFTDRIAGLGMQPTVRLVESRLNPVLTGTWPTVSGWASLPAISETQVWAALESTLRHLPPAVLALPNLDPLRLQGKEIPAAEAVRRTGARSVSVPLASLRTHSWEQLAILAEAGLGTWIKLPTEAGGRSDAVNHWCERIRTPWSRIGMGVASLREFGIIAGPELPMTYPPLLEDQQGIGPERNRGTMTIAAGLRRALEEIE from the coding sequence ATGGCTGATCGCCGCACACCCGACCGCGACCGGAACAGCGATCGTTCCGACAGAGACCGGTCCGATCGGTCAGACCGTGACCGTCCCCATCGCGACCGTCCCGGTGACACCCTCGCCGAGGCGGCCACCCCCGAGATCCCGACGTTCGTTCTGCCCGCTGCCACGACCACAGGAATCTGGCTGCCCGGAGCCCGTGATCCGCGCCGCGGCTACATCGCGACAAGCCCCGTCCGCGAGGCCGCGGCCACAGGCTTCGACGTCCTCGCCGACCAGCTGCCGCCGGTGCCCCTGACCGCTCACCAGGCAGAGGGCCGGTGGGGTGCCGACGCGATCGGCCGTGCCGTCGGTCTGCTCACCGAACTCCACGTCGACCGCACGTCCTACGGATGGCGGCTGACCGCCTCGGCGGGCAAGGACGAACGACTCGAGGACTCGGCCCTGATCGAAGCCTTCGACGCGATCGCCGAGTACGGGGCCTCCCGGCCCGGACAGATCCAGATCAGTCTGCCGGGACCGTGGACGCTGGTGACCGCGCTGAGCCTGAGTTCCGGCGCCCGCGTCCTCGGCGATTACGGCGCCCGCCGCGACGTCGTCCAGGCCTACGCCTTCGGCATCGCCGCGTTCACCGACCGCATCGCGGGCCTGGGCATGCAGCCGACGGTCCGCCTCGTCGAATCCCGCCTGAACCCTGTCCTCACCGGCACCTGGCCGACGGTGTCCGGGTGGGCGAGCCTGCCCGCCATCAGCGAAACCCAGGTGTGGGCGGCCCTCGAATCCACCCTGCGCCACCTCCCACCCGCCGTGCTCGCGCTGCCGAACCTCGACCCTCTGCGCCTGCAGGGCAAGGAGATCCCCGCCGCCGAGGCGGTCCGCCGCACCGGTGCCCGTTCCGTGTCAGTGCCGTTGGCTAGCCTGAGGACACACAGCTGGGAGCAGCTCGCGATCCTCGCCGAGGCGGGGCTCGGCACCTGGATCAAGCTGCCGACCGAGGCCGGTGGACGATCGGACGCGGTCAATCACTGGTGCGAGCGGATCCGCACCCCGTGGTCGCGCATCGGCATGGGGGTCGCGAGTCTGCGCGAATTCGGGATCATCGCCGGGCCCGAACTGCCGATGACCTACCCGCCGCTGTTGGAGGACCAACAGGGCATCGGACCCGAGCGCAATCGGGGGACCATGACCATCGCCGCCGGTCTGCGGCGGGCTCTTGAGGAGATCGAATGA